In a single window of the Pedococcus dokdonensis genome:
- a CDS encoding nucleoside/nucleotide kinase family protein, with translation MGPSSAQSTTVGVGGPPLVRPAVVAQVADTIPESFGDDCVRVAVDGVDGAGKTVFADELAAELAARGRAVVRVSADDWHQVRDLRYARGRTSPEGFWLDSYDYPRLRAEVLDPLGRGGSRDYRPRGHDLSSDEVLTGPLAHAPAGAVVLLDGLFLQRAELEGCFELAIWLDVPFEETAARMAVRDGSPPDPGHPSMRRYVEAQRTYFAERTPWERADVVVDNTDFAAPFVVTARFD, from the coding sequence ATGGGGCCGTCCTCGGCCCAGTCCACGACGGTCGGCGTGGGCGGGCCGCCACTGGTGCGTCCAGCGGTCGTCGCGCAGGTCGCCGACACGATCCCCGAGTCGTTCGGTGACGACTGCGTGCGGGTGGCAGTCGACGGGGTCGACGGCGCTGGCAAGACGGTCTTCGCGGACGAGCTCGCCGCCGAGCTGGCCGCGCGGGGGCGAGCCGTCGTGCGGGTCAGTGCCGACGACTGGCACCAGGTGCGCGACCTCAGGTACGCCCGCGGGCGCACGTCGCCGGAGGGCTTCTGGCTCGACTCCTACGACTACCCGAGGCTGCGCGCCGAGGTGCTGGACCCGTTGGGCCGGGGCGGCTCGCGCGACTACCGACCGCGCGGGCACGACCTGTCGTCGGACGAAGTGCTGACCGGACCGCTGGCCCACGCGCCGGCGGGGGCGGTCGTGCTGCTCGACGGGCTCTTCCTGCAACGGGCCGAGCTCGAGGGCTGCTTCGAGCTCGCCATCTGGCTCGACGTGCCGTTCGAGGAGACGGCGGCGCGGATGGCAGTACGCGACGGCAGCCCGCCCGACCCCGGCCACCCCTCGATGCGCCGCTACGTCGAGGCCCAGCGCACCTACTTCGCCGAGCGCACGCCCTGGGAGCGGGCCGACGTGGTGGTCGACAACACCGACTTTGCCGCGCCGTTCGTCGTGACCGCCCGGTTCGACTGA
- a CDS encoding DUF3626 domain-containing protein, giving the protein MRDLSTWAREAVDHVSSRVSGPPIDPTLRVTLNFHPDRGHGGLPILEALLRDGCYRSQFETGTSNGGLTAHPGGNRWVWEQRIFGGAYDVAPAGERPKYGALNHRRSPVGGAPRFGSAHLRLAAHTVARTTFCYPDSVFEPEHFGTAEHLDLAAAADEDLASGAKEPLDSYVEAQVHGVVDLATDVEALVLDPVFRDTEVAVAAQALPCPVEWHDGFRLDLATVRSHPDYRGPHIVEVADEVAAQLGIHQLDPAVIGAAVATGRWDPQDLKKVWHHLARFGQRG; this is encoded by the coding sequence GTGCGCGACCTGTCGACCTGGGCGAGGGAGGCGGTGGACCACGTCTCCAGCCGGGTCTCCGGGCCGCCCATCGACCCGACCCTGCGGGTCACCCTCAACTTCCACCCCGACCGGGGGCACGGCGGCCTACCGATCCTCGAGGCGTTGCTCCGCGACGGCTGTTACCGCAGCCAGTTCGAGACGGGCACCAGCAACGGTGGCCTCACCGCTCACCCTGGCGGCAACCGCTGGGTGTGGGAGCAACGCATCTTCGGCGGCGCGTATGACGTGGCGCCAGCGGGCGAGCGGCCCAAGTACGGCGCGCTGAACCATCGCCGCAGCCCGGTCGGCGGAGCCCCCCGGTTCGGCTCGGCGCACCTGCGTCTCGCGGCGCACACCGTGGCGCGGACGACCTTCTGCTACCCCGACTCGGTCTTCGAGCCCGAGCACTTCGGCACGGCGGAGCACCTCGACCTCGCTGCTGCGGCGGACGAGGACCTGGCCAGTGGCGCGAAGGAGCCTCTCGACAGCTACGTCGAGGCGCAGGTCCACGGAGTCGTCGACCTCGCGACCGACGTCGAGGCACTCGTCCTCGACCCGGTCTTCCGCGACACGGAGGTGGCGGTCGCGGCGCAGGCCCTGCCCTGCCCGGTCGAGTGGCACGACGGTTTCCGGCTCGACCTGGCGACGGTCCGGTCACACCCCGACTACCGCGGCCCCCACATCGTCGAGGTGGCCGACGAGGTCGCTGCCCAGCTCGGCATCCACCAGCTCGACCCGGCCGTCATCGGGGCGGCCGTCGCGACCGGTCGCTGGGACCCGCAGGACCTCAAGAAGGTCTGGCACCACCTCGCCCGCTTCGGGCAGCGCGGCTGA
- a CDS encoding FMN-binding negative transcriptional regulator, whose amino-acid sequence MYVPHFNAWDDQAAIRQMVADVGSAQLITTGPDGYPLATLLPVVWRGETVIAHLARANKHWKAIGADQPALLVVTGPQAYISPGWYAAKAEHGKVVPTWNYSVVQLTGRATVHDDVDWLQGAVDELVEHHEGHRDARWRTTDAPEKYIRGQLRAIVGLEIAVERVEAKAKLSQNRSEADRDGVVAGLLAEPSPDAHLVAEQMRVTGGVSR is encoded by the coding sequence ATGTACGTGCCGCACTTCAACGCCTGGGACGACCAGGCCGCGATCCGCCAGATGGTCGCCGACGTGGGCTCCGCCCAGCTGATCACGACGGGGCCGGACGGCTACCCACTCGCGACGCTGCTCCCGGTGGTCTGGCGCGGCGAGACGGTGATCGCCCACCTGGCCCGGGCCAACAAGCACTGGAAGGCGATCGGCGCCGACCAGCCCGCGCTCCTCGTCGTGACCGGGCCGCAGGCCTACATCTCGCCCGGCTGGTACGCCGCCAAGGCCGAGCACGGCAAGGTCGTGCCGACCTGGAACTACTCGGTCGTGCAGCTCACCGGTCGGGCGACCGTCCACGACGACGTCGACTGGCTGCAGGGCGCTGTCGACGAGCTGGTCGAGCACCACGAAGGCCATCGCGACGCGCGGTGGCGCACCACCGACGCCCCGGAGAAGTACATCCGTGGGCAGCTGCGGGCCATCGTCGGGCTGGAGATCGCGGTGGAGCGGGTCGAGGCCAAGGCCAAGCTCAGCCAGAACCGGTCCGAGGCAGACCGCGACGGCGTCGTGGCCGGGCTGCTCGCCGAGCCGTCGCCCGACGCGCACCTGGTAGCCGAGCAGATGCGGGTCACAGGAGGCGTCTCCCGGTGA
- a CDS encoding GNAT family N-acetyltransferase, translating to MPKDLTHVDWPVSTARLTIRRATADDADAVLAYRTSPSVTEWMGIPPEDFRARFVAPERLDLLLVIERDGVFIGDLMVRIGDAWSPLRLTDQAEGVQAELGWGLRPEETGHGYATEAVEEVLRICFEDLGLRRVTAGCFADNVRSWRLMERLGMRREQHAVRDALHPSGEWRDGYGYALLAEEWAASRAGLGPPPA from the coding sequence GTGCCCAAGGACCTGACTCACGTCGACTGGCCGGTCTCGACCGCGCGGTTGACCATTCGGCGGGCCACCGCGGACGACGCCGATGCCGTGCTCGCGTATCGGACCTCCCCCAGCGTCACCGAGTGGATGGGCATTCCCCCGGAGGACTTTCGGGCGCGGTTCGTGGCGCCCGAACGGCTCGACCTACTGCTCGTCATCGAGCGGGACGGGGTCTTCATCGGCGACCTCATGGTGCGGATCGGCGATGCCTGGTCGCCCCTGCGGCTCACCGACCAGGCCGAGGGGGTCCAGGCCGAGCTCGGCTGGGGACTGCGTCCAGAGGAAACCGGGCACGGTTACGCCACCGAGGCGGTCGAGGAGGTCCTGCGGATCTGCTTCGAGGACCTGGGCCTGCGCCGAGTCACGGCCGGCTGCTTCGCCGACAACGTCCGGTCGTGGCGACTGATGGAGCGCCTGGGCATGCGGCGCGAGCAGCACGCGGTCAGGGACGCGCTGCACCCGTCCGGCGAGTGGAGGGACGGCTACGGCTACGCCCTGCTCGCCGAGGAGTGGGCGGCTTCACGAGCCGGACTCGGGCCGCCGCCAGCTTGA
- a CDS encoding carbohydrate ABC transporter permease — translation MTQAPERTPQGERLPQRNPKAARSSQKAMWFLLLPSLVPVLVFSVYPLANGIWLGFTDARAGFDVQYKFNGFANYTKLLHDDLFWNSFKIGLIWAVTVTVIQFLLALGLAMLLNAGLRFQWLVRPLALVPWAMPSVIVAILWKLIYHPDAGILNAVLRWLHIIDHNISWLGSFDLALPAVIVVGVWAGMPQTTIALLAGLQNTPGELHEAAALDGANAWQRFLTVTWPAIKPVAIAITSLDFVWNFNSFGLVYVLTDGGPGGRTLLPMLFAYQRAFGNGEFGYAAALGNVMVIVIVAIMGGYLWRQMREAS, via the coding sequence ATGACCCAGGCGCCAGAGCGCACGCCCCAAGGCGAGCGCCTGCCCCAGCGGAACCCGAAGGCCGCCCGCAGCTCGCAGAAGGCGATGTGGTTCCTGCTGCTGCCGAGCCTGGTCCCGGTCCTGGTCTTCAGCGTCTACCCGCTGGCGAACGGCATCTGGCTCGGCTTCACCGATGCGCGCGCCGGGTTCGACGTCCAGTACAAGTTCAACGGCTTCGCCAACTACACCAAGCTGCTCCACGACGACCTGTTCTGGAACTCGTTCAAGATCGGCCTGATCTGGGCCGTCACGGTCACCGTGATCCAGTTCCTCCTGGCCCTCGGGCTGGCGATGCTGCTCAACGCCGGGCTGCGGTTCCAGTGGCTCGTGCGGCCGTTGGCGCTGGTGCCGTGGGCGATGCCGTCGGTGATCGTCGCCATCCTGTGGAAGCTGATCTACCACCCCGATGCCGGCATCCTCAACGCCGTCCTGCGGTGGCTGCACATCATCGACCACAACATCTCCTGGCTCGGCAGCTTCGACCTCGCGCTCCCCGCCGTCATCGTGGTCGGGGTCTGGGCGGGCATGCCGCAGACCACGATCGCCCTGCTCGCCGGGCTCCAGAACACCCCGGGCGAGCTGCACGAGGCGGCTGCGCTCGACGGCGCCAACGCCTGGCAGCGTTTCCTCACGGTCACCTGGCCGGCCATCAAGCCGGTGGCCATCGCGATCACCTCGCTCGACTTCGTCTGGAACTTCAACTCGTTCGGCCTGGTCTACGTCCTCACCGACGGCGGTCCGGGCGGGCGGACGCTGCTCCCGATGCTGTTCGCCTACCAGCGTGCCTTCGGCAACGGCGAGTTCGGCTACGCCGCCGCCCTCGGCAACGTCATGGTCATCGTCATCGTCGCGATCATGGGCGGCTACCTCTGGCGGCAGATGAGGGAGGCGTCCTGA
- a CDS encoding carbohydrate ABC transporter permease, whose protein sequence is MRTKSPTRVAQYAALLAYVVFLGFPLLWLFSTAFKSPSELTKLTPTVFPTDWTLGNFDRAFEQTQLWSALRNSLVVAVATAVITTLIALPASYALARFKSRLRSVTIGWILVSQVFPFILIVIPVFIVLRNLGLINTLVGLVIVYVVWALPFTLWMLQGYVAAIPRDLEEAASTDGASRFVILRSIIFPLLMPGLVATSMFAFISAWNEFFFALVIIQDPALQTAPLLLARYVGAEGSVNLGPLAATALVTTLPSLVVFAIAQRRLVSGMLSGSVKG, encoded by the coding sequence ATGCGCACGAAGAGCCCCACCCGAGTCGCGCAGTATGCCGCGTTGCTGGCCTACGTCGTCTTCCTCGGCTTCCCGCTGCTGTGGTTGTTCTCGACGGCGTTCAAGTCGCCGTCGGAGCTGACCAAGCTGACGCCCACCGTCTTCCCGACGGACTGGACCCTCGGCAACTTCGACCGGGCCTTCGAGCAGACCCAGCTCTGGTCGGCGCTGCGGAACTCTCTGGTGGTGGCGGTCGCCACTGCGGTGATCACGACCCTGATCGCGTTGCCGGCGTCCTACGCCCTGGCCCGGTTCAAGAGCCGGCTGCGTTCGGTGACGATCGGCTGGATCCTGGTGAGCCAGGTCTTCCCGTTCATCCTCATCGTCATCCCGGTGTTCATCGTGCTGCGCAACCTCGGGCTGATCAACACGCTCGTCGGCCTGGTCATCGTCTACGTCGTCTGGGCGCTGCCCTTCACGCTGTGGATGCTGCAGGGTTACGTGGCCGCCATCCCGCGCGACCTCGAGGAAGCGGCCTCCACCGACGGGGCGTCGAGGTTCGTGATCCTCCGCTCGATCATCTTCCCGCTGTTGATGCCCGGCCTGGTCGCCACCTCGATGTTCGCCTTCATCTCGGCGTGGAACGAGTTCTTCTTCGCGCTGGTGATCATCCAGGACCCGGCCCTGCAGACGGCGCCACTGCTGCTGGCCCGCTACGTCGGCGCTGAGGGCTCGGTCAACCTCGGCCCGCTCGCCGCCACCGCCCTCGTCACCACCCTCCCGAGCCTGGTGGTCTTCGCGATCGCCCAACGCCGGCTCGTCTCCGGGATGTTGTCCGGCTCCGTCAAGGGCTGA
- a CDS encoding ABC transporter substrate-binding protein yields MNRRPAFLAFTSVAAVLLTAGCVSGSGGSGDSQSSAKPGEKIKLSFASYAFQDPTVKATQEIVDSWNAAHPDVQVDYQKVDPNSVHDKLVTQFAGNSAPDIIHDEAADLAGFSRQGYLADLGPLLPADLKADVPESVWKSVTIDGKVAGVPTIAQVYNLFADTDALKAAGINPPTADAPWTWDDLEANAKKLTKGGGVYGFAAGLKSPTAAVMSSSLSFDGTFFSGDEAKPDINITDKEMEVPNRLKAMLDAKTMAPNSTSLSASDVLPGFFGKKYALVLAGNYVEAQIEEKAPKGFNWTMLPLLKGTNQNQASGPQTLSVARQSKHQKEAMEFIAYYDKAENLAKIAQGDALIPVTTSAAAIVKQNLAGKHGWDVVLDAGPKLVDAPWAKADKFPQWKSEVATPAYQEFLAGKIDAATLKQRLTDGWKKASS; encoded by the coding sequence GTGAACCGTCGTCCAGCATTCCTGGCCTTCACCTCCGTCGCCGCCGTCCTGCTCACCGCCGGCTGCGTCAGCGGCAGTGGTGGGTCCGGCGACTCCCAGAGCTCGGCCAAGCCGGGCGAGAAGATCAAGCTCAGCTTCGCGAGCTATGCCTTCCAAGACCCGACCGTGAAGGCCACCCAGGAGATCGTCGACTCGTGGAACGCGGCCCACCCCGACGTGCAGGTCGACTACCAGAAGGTCGACCCCAACTCGGTGCACGACAAGCTGGTCACCCAGTTCGCCGGCAACTCGGCGCCCGACATCATCCACGACGAGGCGGCCGACCTGGCCGGCTTCAGTCGGCAGGGCTACCTCGCCGATCTCGGACCACTCCTGCCCGCCGACCTCAAGGCCGACGTGCCCGAGTCGGTCTGGAAGTCCGTGACCATCGACGGCAAGGTGGCCGGCGTCCCGACCATCGCCCAGGTCTACAACCTGTTCGCCGACACCGACGCCCTCAAGGCAGCGGGCATCAACCCGCCGACGGCCGACGCGCCCTGGACCTGGGACGACCTCGAGGCGAACGCGAAGAAGCTCACCAAGGGTGGCGGCGTGTACGGCTTCGCGGCCGGGCTCAAGTCGCCCACGGCTGCCGTGATGTCGAGCAGCCTGTCCTTCGACGGCACCTTCTTCTCCGGCGACGAGGCCAAGCCGGACATCAACATCACCGACAAGGAGATGGAGGTCCCGAACCGGCTCAAGGCGATGCTGGACGCCAAGACGATGGCCCCGAACTCCACCTCGCTGTCCGCCAGCGACGTGCTCCCCGGCTTCTTCGGCAAGAAGTACGCCCTCGTCCTGGCCGGCAACTATGTCGAGGCGCAGATCGAGGAGAAGGCCCCGAAGGGTTTCAACTGGACCATGCTGCCGCTGCTCAAGGGCACCAACCAGAACCAGGCGTCCGGCCCGCAGACCCTGAGCGTCGCGCGGCAGAGCAAGCACCAGAAGGAGGCGATGGAGTTCATCGCCTACTACGACAAGGCCGAGAACCTCGCCAAGATCGCGCAGGGTGACGCCCTCATCCCCGTCACGACCTCGGCCGCGGCGATCGTCAAGCAGAACCTCGCCGGCAAGCACGGCTGGGACGTGGTCCTCGACGCCGGTCCCAAGCTGGTCGACGCGCCGTGGGCCAAGGCCGACAAGTTCCCGCAGTGGAAGTCGGAGGTCGCCACGCCGGCCTACCAGGAGTTCCTCGCGGGCAAGATCGACGCGGCGACCTTGAAGCAGCGGCTCACCGACGGCTGGAAGAAGGCCAGCAGCTGA
- a CDS encoding ADP-ribosylglycohydrolase family protein, whose translation MTSLQDKAIGALMAAAVGDAIGGATEGRSTEEILERYDGYVEGITDYFMKDWRTAKPSSPYFKGDGHVTDDTLMTNLLVRVYADQRRHLTAFDMADHLVPLMMDHKTWIPELEKETVPLLRVFLAEKWLVTRLYYGHVDPREAGVGNIVNCGAAMYMAPVGIANAGDPAGAYAEAIELGGAHQSSYGREAGAVFAAAVAEAMAPDATVDSVLGAAVDLANDGTKSAIEAVVEAAVAGQDWRESIPLLRDAVRPFDSVGETYRQPAQDSRRPSRLRSIEELPVALGFLKVTGGDVRGAILGATNYGRDSDSIATMGGAIAGALGGEAAVPAEWVEAVSTGSRLDLRAGGLAMAAVAEEIFAADDKAFQARVGRMGSLTTEPTPAAAR comes from the coding sequence ATGACTTCGTTGCAGGACAAGGCGATCGGCGCGCTCATGGCGGCCGCCGTGGGGGACGCCATCGGAGGTGCCACCGAGGGACGCAGCACCGAGGAGATCCTCGAGCGGTACGACGGCTACGTCGAGGGGATCACCGACTACTTCATGAAGGACTGGCGCACGGCCAAGCCGAGCTCGCCCTACTTCAAGGGTGACGGGCACGTCACCGACGACACGTTGATGACGAACCTGCTGGTCCGGGTCTACGCGGACCAGCGCCGGCACCTGACCGCCTTCGACATGGCCGACCACCTCGTGCCGCTGATGATGGACCACAAGACCTGGATCCCTGAGCTGGAGAAGGAGACGGTGCCGCTCCTGCGCGTGTTCCTCGCCGAGAAGTGGCTCGTCACGCGGCTCTACTACGGCCACGTGGACCCGCGCGAGGCCGGTGTCGGCAACATCGTCAACTGCGGGGCGGCCATGTACATGGCCCCGGTGGGGATCGCGAACGCCGGTGACCCCGCAGGGGCCTACGCGGAGGCGATCGAGCTCGGCGGCGCCCACCAGTCCAGCTATGGCCGCGAGGCAGGAGCTGTCTTCGCCGCAGCGGTCGCCGAGGCGATGGCGCCCGATGCCACCGTCGACTCGGTCCTGGGCGCAGCAGTCGACCTCGCCAACGACGGCACCAAGTCGGCCATCGAAGCGGTGGTCGAGGCTGCCGTGGCCGGACAGGACTGGCGGGAGAGCATCCCGCTGCTGCGCGACGCCGTGCGGCCGTTCGACTCCGTCGGTGAGACCTACCGCCAACCGGCGCAGGACTCCCGCCGACCGAGCCGGCTGCGCTCGATCGAGGAGCTGCCGGTCGCCCTCGGATTCCTCAAGGTCACCGGTGGGGACGTCCGCGGGGCGATCCTCGGTGCCACCAACTACGGCCGTGACTCCGACTCGATCGCCACCATGGGCGGGGCCATCGCCGGAGCCCTCGGGGGAGAGGCGGCGGTGCCGGCCGAGTGGGTCGAAGCCGTCTCGACCGGCTCCCGCCTCGACCTGCGCGCGGGCGGGTTGGCGATGGCCGCGGTGGCGGAGGAGATCTTTGCCGCCGACGACAAGGCCTTCCAGGCCAGGGTCGGACGGATGGGCTCGCTCACCACCGAGCCGACGCCGGCGGCTGCCCGCTGA
- a CDS encoding ADP-ribosylglycohydrolase family protein, producing MRVTWVQPEDLVRHELWQAEREGRDVAAIRERWASAGTLVEPPYVGASPEVGTPEQRALAEELLLELDALPDVTADSEPSDWSDIAASIGPVAGSASAATGPGADLPERVHGGWLGRAVGCVLGKPVEKVPRAGIEEILRSTGRWPLDRYFTAVGLDPEVSQRWPWNRASRPTSLEENIDGTPEDDDINYTLMALRVVEQHGAEFTSDDVAQGWLLDLPAGRSFTAERVAYRNLLEGLTPPLTARVRNPFREWIGAQIRTDFYGWVNPGDPLRAAEWAWRDAAVSHTRNGLYGAMFVAAMASEALVADSVGTVLDVGASVVPSGSRMAAAIRFGRDLAASTSDPTEAYAALEREFAGMHWVHALNNTALVAYALEAGGGDFDRSICLTVMGGWDTDSNGATVGAVAGALGGTTAIAARWSDPLKNRMSTSIPGCDGQTFDDVAARTLAVAERVRRR from the coding sequence ATGCGTGTCACCTGGGTGCAGCCCGAGGACCTGGTGCGGCACGAGCTCTGGCAGGCCGAGCGCGAGGGCAGGGACGTCGCCGCGATCCGCGAGCGGTGGGCGTCGGCCGGCACCCTCGTCGAGCCTCCGTACGTCGGGGCCTCACCCGAGGTCGGCACGCCGGAGCAGCGGGCGCTGGCCGAGGAGCTGCTGCTCGAGCTCGATGCCCTGCCGGACGTCACGGCCGACAGCGAGCCGAGCGACTGGTCGGACATCGCCGCGAGCATCGGTCCGGTCGCCGGATCAGCCTCCGCTGCAACGGGGCCCGGCGCCGACCTCCCCGAGCGGGTCCACGGTGGCTGGCTGGGTCGCGCCGTGGGGTGCGTGCTCGGCAAGCCCGTCGAGAAGGTGCCCCGAGCCGGTATCGAGGAGATCCTCCGGTCGACGGGGCGCTGGCCGCTCGACCGCTACTTCACCGCGGTCGGCCTCGACCCCGAGGTGTCGCAGCGGTGGCCGTGGAACCGTGCCAGCCGTCCCACCAGCCTCGAGGAGAACATCGACGGCACCCCGGAGGACGACGACATCAACTACACCCTGATGGCGCTTCGGGTCGTCGAGCAGCACGGCGCCGAGTTCACGTCGGACGACGTCGCCCAGGGCTGGCTCCTCGACCTGCCCGCCGGGCGCTCGTTCACCGCCGAGCGGGTGGCCTACCGCAACCTGCTCGAAGGGCTCACGCCACCGCTGACGGCTCGGGTCCGCAACCCGTTCCGCGAGTGGATCGGCGCGCAGATCCGGACCGACTTCTACGGGTGGGTCAACCCCGGCGACCCGCTGCGGGCAGCCGAGTGGGCCTGGCGCGACGCTGCGGTGAGCCACACCCGGAACGGGTTGTACGGCGCGATGTTCGTGGCGGCGATGGCGTCGGAGGCCCTCGTCGCCGACTCTGTCGGTACCGTGCTCGATGTGGGTGCGTCAGTGGTCCCGAGTGGCAGCCGGATGGCTGCTGCCATCCGGTTCGGACGCGACCTCGCCGCGTCCACGAGCGACCCCACCGAGGCGTATGCCGCGCTGGAGCGTGAGTTCGCCGGGATGCACTGGGTGCACGCCCTGAACAACACCGCCTTGGTCGCCTACGCACTGGAGGCGGGTGGCGGAGACTTCGACCGGTCGATCTGCCTCACCGTGATGGGTGGCTGGGACACCGACTCCAACGGTGCGACGGTCGGGGCCGTGGCCGGTGCCCTCGGCGGCACGACCGCGATCGCCGCTCGGTGGAGCGACCCGCTGAAGAACCGCATGTCCACCTCGATCCCGGGCTGCGACGGGCAGACCTTCGACGACGTGGCGGCCCGCACCCTGGCCGTCGCCGAGCGAGTCCGCCGACGATGA
- a CDS encoding LacI family DNA-binding transcriptional regulator, which yields MTRRTTIVEVAELAGVSISSVSRVLNGIPARKGTEEKVRSAAAQLGYTPDATGRALKLGSSLQVAFAVDDIGNPVYTEMMQGVEEGMSGSGARLVVASTGHDKHDLLSLVQSLSRGYADALVISPLQRTPELVQALLDAPVPVVVIGDLGPDVPLDVVRTDSRRGVVLAHEHLVASGRRRIAFVNGPTDTSPGRARLEGFQTAVATSGAAGPVIQASGFTVTAGEEAWAQLEALGPRHRPDAVLAANDLLALGVMRAALNAGRRLPRQLGVVGIDDIQFARIFSPSLTSVSLQARERGRLAAELLLERIATPGTPARTRFVAPELVVRESSRSATDAALGQSS from the coding sequence ATGACCCGACGCACGACGATCGTCGAGGTGGCCGAGCTCGCCGGCGTCTCGATCTCCTCGGTCTCCCGCGTGCTGAACGGGATCCCGGCGCGCAAGGGCACCGAGGAGAAGGTGCGCTCCGCCGCGGCTCAGCTGGGCTACACGCCCGACGCGACGGGTCGGGCGCTCAAGCTCGGCTCCTCGCTGCAGGTCGCCTTCGCCGTGGACGACATCGGCAACCCCGTCTACACGGAGATGATGCAGGGCGTCGAGGAGGGGATGAGCGGATCCGGGGCCCGTCTCGTGGTGGCGTCGACAGGGCACGACAAGCACGACCTGCTGTCCCTGGTGCAGAGCCTGTCCCGCGGCTACGCCGACGCCCTCGTCATCAGCCCGCTGCAGCGCACCCCCGAGCTCGTGCAGGCGCTCCTCGACGCACCGGTCCCCGTCGTCGTCATCGGCGACCTGGGGCCCGACGTCCCCCTCGACGTCGTCCGCACGGACTCGCGTCGCGGGGTGGTCCTCGCCCACGAGCACCTGGTCGCGTCGGGCCGACGCCGCATCGCCTTCGTCAACGGGCCGACCGACACCTCGCCGGGGCGGGCCCGCCTCGAGGGTTTCCAGACCGCAGTGGCGACGTCGGGTGCCGCCGGCCCGGTCATCCAGGCCTCGGGCTTCACCGTCACCGCCGGTGAGGAGGCCTGGGCCCAGCTCGAGGCGCTGGGCCCGCGCCACCGGCCCGACGCGGTGCTCGCCGCCAACGACCTGCTGGCGCTCGGCGTGATGCGTGCCGCGTTGAACGCCGGTCGTCGTCTCCCCCGCCAGCTCGGCGTGGTCGGCATCGACGACATCCAGTTCGCCCGCATCTTCAGCCCGTCCCTGACCAGCGTCTCGCTGCAGGCGCGCGAGCGCGGTCGGCTGGCCGCCGAGCTCCTGCTCGAGCGGATCGCCACGCCCGGCACCCCGGCCCGGACGAGATTCGTCGCCCCCGAGCTCGTGGTCCGCGAGTCCAGCCGCTCGGCCACGGACGCCGCGCTGGGGCAGTCCTCGTGA
- a CDS encoding ribokinase, with protein sequence MNAGATGGRVLVVGSINVDLSLTCPRLPAPGETLLADSVHRSAGGKGANQAVGAARAGGAATTLIGAVGDDADGATMLAALVSAGVDCDRVARSGELPTGLALITVDHAAENTIVVAAGANASVRVTEDDQDVIAAADVILAQLEVPQQVVVAAARRRRDGVPLVLNAAPSAPLTEELVAEVDVLVVNEHEARDLSGIEDLEAATAELLQRVPAVLVTLGAAGAQLHRQGAAPLVVPAPEVEAVDTVAAGDTFCGAFAAALARGEGDLAAMRLGAAAASLAVQRRGAQSSVPTLEEARAQVHATYGRQAAAPSPAAEATRG encoded by the coding sequence GTGAACGCAGGAGCGACCGGAGGTCGCGTGCTCGTCGTCGGCAGCATCAACGTCGACCTGTCGCTGACCTGTCCGCGCCTGCCGGCACCCGGGGAGACGCTGCTGGCCGACTCCGTGCACCGCAGCGCAGGGGGCAAGGGGGCCAACCAGGCGGTGGGTGCCGCCCGGGCCGGCGGGGCCGCGACCACTCTCATCGGCGCAGTCGGTGACGACGCGGACGGGGCGACCATGCTGGCTGCGCTCGTCTCGGCCGGGGTGGACTGCGACCGGGTCGCCCGCTCCGGCGAGCTGCCCACCGGGCTGGCTCTGATCACCGTCGACCACGCCGCCGAGAACACCATCGTCGTCGCCGCGGGCGCCAACGCCTCGGTGCGGGTGACGGAAGACGACCAGGACGTCATCGCCGCTGCCGACGTCATCCTCGCGCAGCTCGAGGTGCCGCAGCAGGTCGTCGTCGCCGCGGCCCGACGACGGCGCGACGGCGTGCCGCTGGTGCTCAATGCCGCGCCGTCAGCGCCCCTCACCGAGGAGCTGGTCGCCGAGGTCGACGTCCTCGTGGTCAACGAGCACGAGGCCCGTGACCTCAGTGGGATCGAGGACCTCGAGGCGGCGACCGCCGAGCTGCTGCAGCGGGTCCCGGCCGTCCTCGTCACCCTCGGCGCGGCGGGGGCGCAGCTGCACCGACAGGGGGCAGCGCCACTCGTCGTGCCCGCACCCGAGGTCGAGGCGGTCGACACGGTGGCCGCCGGCGACACCTTCTGCGGCGCCTTCGCCGCTGCGCTGGCGCGTGGTGAGGGCGACCTCGCGGCCATGCGGCTCGGCGCGGCCGCCGCTTCGCTCGCGGTGCAGCGCCGGGGCGCCCAGAGCTCGGTCCCGACCCTCGAGGAGGCCCGCGCCCAGGTGCACGCCACCTACGGCCGGCAGGCCGCTGCCCCGTCACCGGCCGCGGAGGCGACCCGTGGATGA